From one Rhopalosiphum padi isolate XX-2018 chromosome 2, ASM2088224v1, whole genome shotgun sequence genomic stretch:
- the LOC132921848 gene encoding 1,5-anhydro-D-fructose reductase-like, with amino-acid sequence MKYLKLSSGGNMPMVGYGTWQAVDNVLESALNEALTCGYRHIDTATAYENEHVIGKVLNEWITSGKVTREELFIVTKLPPFKNRPEDLEECLKKSLSDLQLDYIDMYLVHTPFSVIAGETPAYSDMKIDTSTDHLAIWEMMEKQVTDGRAKAIGLSNFNIQQIQRVLDNCKIKPDNLQIENHLYLQQPELVEYCKSNDIVVTAYSCLGAKGGREAMGLNWTKDLPEMMENDVVLSIAEKHGKTPAQVLLRFIVQKGIVVIPKSTNPQRLALNIEIFDFELDEQDMEAMIGQDAGEGGRIIWLLFFTGIADHPEYPFEKSV; translated from the exons gccGTGGACAATGTTTTGGAATCAGCCTTGAATGAAGCCCTAACGTGTGGATACAGACACATCGACACGGCTACGGCTTACGAGAACGAACACGTCATAGGAAAAGTTTTGAACGAATGGATCACATCTGGTAAAGTGACTAGAGAAGAGTTGTTTATCGTCACCAAG CTCCCCCCTTTCAAAAATCGGCCTGAGGACCTGGAGGAGTGCTTAAAAAAATCGCTCAGCGACTTGCAGCTGGACTATATTGACATGTACTTGGTGCATACTCCGTTCAGCGTGATCGCGGGAGAAACACCCGCCTATAGCGACATGAAAATTGATACCAGTACTGATCACTTGGCGATTTGGGAG ATGATGGAAAAACAGGTTACTGACGGCCGAGCTAAGGCGATCGGCTTGTCGAACTTCAACATTCAACAGATACAGAGGGTGCTGGACAACTGTAAAATCAAGCCCGACAACTTGCAAATAGAAAATCACCTATACCTTCAACAACCTGAACTCGTAGAATATTGCAAAAGCAACGATATTGTTGTGACCGCGTATTCGTGTTTGGGTGCGAAAGGCGGCCGAGAAGCCATGGGGTTGAATtggac caagGATTTACCGGAAATGATGGAAAATGACGTGGTATTGAGCATTGCGGAAAAACACGGTAAGACTCCGGCCCAAGTGTTGTTGCGGTTTATTGTTCAGAAGGGCATCGTGGTCATACCAAAAAGTACGAATCCACAGCGGTTGGCGTTAAACATAGAG ATTTTCGATTTTGAATTGGACGAGCAAGACATGGAGGCCATGATTGGTCAAGATGCGGGAGAGGGAGGTCGCATCATATGGCTTTTATTCTTCACTgg AATCGCAGACCATCCAGAATATCCTTTCGAAAAGAGTGTTTGA